The Pleuronectes platessa chromosome 13, fPlePla1.1, whole genome shotgun sequence genome includes a window with the following:
- the LOC128454175 gene encoding collectin-12: protein MKDDFADEEEVHSFGYKRFGIQEGTECTKCKNDWALRAAIALLYVLCALLTIAVAVLGYKVVQRMDNVTEGMQNYGGKINAVETDLKKFDDQAGEKSVNATSEIKTFKSDLEFLQNKLNDIALRATRNRDVLDELRITGDDVQNGHGSLQSFLEGNAASLRGLNQTLLSYSGVIDNLQTDTARLQTEIQGQAKEQSQSQVSVSALNITQAQQRSLLGTLQKTVEDAGQAVQKLKNDYQGLQQTSRQNRADTEWLKEKMQNLQVLAANNSALARSNEEALDDLDTQLSTLASQIQNTSALTEGHDQKMRELMDHQRDHDNITSSKFDEIEVRLDRHENAMDRVTGNMSFASQVLGAISVDLTGLRSCAETVMRHSDLLLALNGSVMEAQAEGKELRGQQDVLTARLDGEVNNLSMVMEEMKLVDSKHSQLITNFTILQGPPGPRGTKGDKGPQGPMGQAGQKGDKGDKGVLGQVGPKGEKGAAGPPGATGPQGANGGRGLPGSKGSRGPGGRSGNPGDKGVPGNPGYPGIDGKPGMPGSQGPQGPRGVVGPAGLDGPRGPVGPIGPPGPPGLPGLPAAAPPLILKPTQSTQVPASPKAPEPPKASEPSKPTEEPQGSVSRQVQPPVVTTPTPGCPPGFRKFRESCYYLSSEPQRLKFDEANHFCTNMSSYMLIINDNEEQEFVKDAINGKGYFWLGLTDRDEENVWKWADGTIPVFNKWKPGQPDNWTNGHKGGEDCAGLIRNRRRISVVVDTPAMPLFATNPFDQDAEKATSEMNTAEDWGLILDICDKIGQSRTGPKECLRSIMRRVNHKDPHVAMQALTLLGACVSNCGKIFHLEVCSREFASEVSNVLNKGHPKVCEKLKALMVEWAEDFRNDPQLSLISAMIKNLREQGVTFPAVGSQAAEQAKASPALVAKDPSTSTKKEEEDLAKAIELSLKEQRPQTSLSGLYPSTSSLLSSHKSDGRKVRAIYDFEAAEDNELTFKSGEIITILDDSDPNWWKGETYQGVGLFPSNFVTADLTAEPEMMKTEKKTVQFSEDIQVETIEPEQEPAYIDEDKMDQLLQMIQSADPTDNQSDSAELLQLEGACNQMGPLIDQKLEDIDRKHSELSDLNVKVMESLSLYAKLMNEDPVYAMYAKLQSQQYYMQQPANAAQQVYPGQPASGSYAMSGTPVQGYSVPMEQLPPGSSIPGQQAPSDHHMYMGQPPVYTAAPGSMAPADIHYHNPAAGHGLPPGTVPTGMTHTQNYSHPSGPSIAPSTDAAQAPYSEKALL from the exons gAATTCAGGAGGGGACAGAGTGCACCAAGTGTAAAAATGACTGGGCTCTGAGGGCGGCCATTGCACTTCTCTACGTGCTCTGTGCACTGCTCACCATCGCTGTGGCGGTCCTCGGATACAAAG TGGTCCAGAGAATGGACAATGTGACCGAGGGCATGCAGAATTATGGAGGCAAGATCAATGCTGTGGAGACAGACTTGAAGAAATTTg ATGATCAGGCAGGAGAGAAGTCCGTTAATGCCACCAGTGAAATCAAGACTTTCAAGTCAGACCTGGAGTTCTTACAGAACAAACTGAATGACATTGCGCTGAGGGCAACCAGAAACAGAGACGTCCTGGATGAGCTCCGGATCACAGGCGATGACGTGCAAAACGGCCACGGGTCCTTGCAGAGCTTTCTGGAAGGAAATGCGGCCTCCCTGCGTGGCCTCAACCAGACCCTGCTCTCTTACAGTGGTGTGATTGACAACCTCCAGACCGACACAGCACGGCTCCAGACAGAGATACAGGGCCAGGCTAAAGAACAGAGCCAGTCCCAGGTTAGTGTCAGTGCACTCAACATCACCCAGGCCCAGCAGCGCAGTCTGCTCGGCACACTGCAGAAGACGGTGGAAGACGCGGGACAGGCGGTGCAGAAACTGAAGAATGATTATCAGGGTCTGCAGCAGACGTCCAGACAGAACCGGGCTGACACGGAGTGGCTGAAGGAAAAGATGCAAAATCTCCAGGTTTTGGCAGCGAACAACTCAGCCCTGGCCCGGTCCAACGAGGAAGCTCTGGATGACTTGGATACGCAGCTCAGCACTCTGGCCAGTCAGATCCAGAACACCTCCGCCCTAACCGAGGGACACGACCAGAAGATGCGTGAGCTGATGGACCACCAGAGAGACCACGACAACATCACCTCATCCAAGTTTGATGAGATAGAAGTACGATTAGACAGACATGAGAACGCCATGGACCGCGTGACTGGAAACATGAGCTTTGCCTCCCAGGTCCTCGGTGCCATCAGCGTCGACCTGACCGGCCTGAGGTCCTGTGCTGAGACAGTGATGCGACATTCAGACCTGTTACTGGCCCTGAATGGTAGCGTGATGGAGGCTCAGGCGGAGGGCAAAGAGCTGCGCGGCCAGCAGGATGTGCTGACAGCCCGGCTGGACGGTGAGGTCAACAACCTGTctatggtgatggaggagatgaagctCGTGGACAGCAAGCACTCTCAGCTCATCACCAACTTCACCATCCTGCAGG GTCCACCGGGTCCAAGGGGCACCAAAGGAGACAAGGGTCCACAGGGGCCAATGGGCCAAGCAGGACAAAAGGGTGATAAAGGAGACAAAGGGGTGCTAGGACAGGTGGGACCCAAAGGAGAGAAAGGTGCTGCTGGACCTCCAGGTGCGACAGGTCCTCAGGGTGCAAATGGTGGCCGGGGTCTTCCGGGGTCTAAAGGATCGAGAGGGCCTGGAGGTCGATCTGGAAACCCTGGTGATAAAGGTGTCCCAGGGAATCCAGGGTATCCTGGTATCGATGGAAAGCCAGGGATGCCAGGATCCCAAGGCCCACAGGGGCCCAGAGGTGTAGTGGGACCGGCAGGATTGGATGGGCCTCGTGGGCCTGTTGGACCTATCGGCCCTCCTGGCCCTCCAGGGCTTCCAGGGTTACCTGCAGCTGCCCCTCCTCTAATATTAAAGCCAACTCAGTCCACTCAGGTCCCTGCATCTCCCAAAGCACCTGAACCTCCCAAAGCATCTGAACCATCCAAACCAACCGAGGAACCACAAGGGTCTGTGTCCCGGCAGGTCCAACCCCCAGTGGTCACCACTCCAACGCCTG GTTGTCCACCAGGGTTCAGAAAGTTTAGAGAAAGCTGCTATTACCTCTCCTCTGAGCCCCAGAGACTCAAATTTGATGAGGCCAACCACTTTTGCACCAACATGTCATCGTATATGCTCATTATCAATGACAATGAAGAGCAG GAATTTGTGAAAGATGCAATAAACGGAAAAGGTTATTTCTGGCTGGGCCTGACTGACAGAGAcgaggaaaatgtctggaagtGGGCGGACGGGACAATACCTGTTTTCAA TAAGTGGAAACCCGGCCAGCCTGATAACTGGACCAACGGTCATAAAGGCGGCGAGGACTGTGCTGGTCTAATCCGTAAT AGACGGCGGATATCTGTTGTTGTCGACACACCAGCGATGCCTCTCTTCGCGACCAACCCATTCGACCAAGATGCGG AGAAAGCAACCAGTGAGATGAACACAGCTGAGGACTGGGGCCTCATTCTGGACATATGTGATAAGATAGGGCAGTCACGAACTGG ACCTAAAGAATGTCTCCGCTCTATAATGAGAAGAGTGAACCACAAGGATCCTCATGTTGCCATGCAGGCGCTGACT CTTCTTGGTGCTTGTGTCTCAAACTGTGGGAAGATCTTCCACTTGGAGGTGTGCTCCAGAGAGTTTGCCAGTGAAGTCAGTAACGTCTTAAACAAG GGCCACCCCAAAGTGTGTGAGAAGCTTAAAGCCCTCATGGTGGAGTGGGCGGAGGACTTCCGCAATGATCCACAGCTGAGTCTGATCTCAGCAATGATTAAGAATCTACGTGAGCAGGGTGTAACCTTTCCTGCAGTGGGGTCCCAG GCTGCAGAGCAAGCAAAAGCAAGTCCTGCTCTAGTTGCAAAGGATCCGTCCACATCAaccaagaaagaagaggaagacttGGCCAAAG CTATTGAGCTGTCGCTGAAGGAGCAACGTCCGCAGACGTCCTTGTCGGGCCTTTACCCGAGCACCTCCAGCCTGCTCTCCTCGCACAAGTCAGACGGCAGGAAAGTCCGCGCCATCTATGACTTTGAGGCTGCCGAGGACAACGAGCTCACCTTCAAGTCTGGAGAAATCATCACTATCCTGGACGACAG tgACCCCAACTGGTGGAAAGGGGAAACTTATCAGGGAGTGGGACTGTTCCCCTCCAACTTTGTCACTGCCGACCTCACTGCGGAGCCTGAGATGA TGAAGACGGAGAAGAAGACAGTACAGTTCAGTGAGGACATCCAGGTGGAGACTATAGAGCCGGAACAAGAGCCTGCATACATAGATGAG GACAAAATGGACCAGCTACTGCAGATGATCCAGAGCGCAGATCCCACAGACAACCAGTCAGACAGCGCCGAGTTATTACAGCTTGAAG gtgCCTGCAATCAAATGGGACCCCTCATTGACCAGAAGTTGGAGGATATAGACAG GAAGCACTCAGAGCTGTCGGACCTGAATGTTAAAGTGATGGAATCTCTGTCGTTGTATGCCAAGTTGATGAATGAGGATCCCGTTTACGCCATGTATGCCAAGCTGCAGAGCCAACAGTACTACATGCAGCAGCCCGCTAATGCAGCACAACAG GTGTACCCTGGTCAGCCTGCATCAGGTTCATATGCCATGAGCGGTACTCCAGTGCAGGGTTACAGTGTTCCCatggagcagcttcctcctgGAAGCTCCATACCTGGACAGCAAGCTCCCAG TGATCATCATATGTACATGGGCCAGCCGCCAGTCTACACTGCTGCTCCAGGCAGCATGGCCCCAGCAGACATTCACTACCACAACCCAGCAGCCGGCCACGGTCTCCCTCCAGGCACGGTTCCCACAGGCATGACGCACACGCAAAACTACAGCCACCCCTCCGGCCCGAGCATAGCACCTTCCACAGACGCCGCACAGGCCCCCTACTCGGAGAAAGCCTTGCTATAG